One part of the Ailuropoda melanoleuca isolate Jingjing chromosome 6, ASM200744v2, whole genome shotgun sequence genome encodes these proteins:
- the LDB1 gene encoding LIM domain-binding protein 1 isoform X1 codes for MLDRDVGPTPMYPPTYLEPGIGRHTPYGNQTDYRIFELNKRLQNWTEECDNLWWDAFTTEFFEDDAMLTITFCLEDGPKRYTIGRTLIPRYFRSIFEGGATELYYVLKHPKEAFHSNFVSLDCDQGSMVTQHGKPMFTQVCVEGRLYLEFMFDDMMRIKTWHFSIRQHRELIPRSILAMHAQDPQMLDQLSKNITRCGLSNSTLNYLRLCVILEPMQELMSRHKTYSLSPRDCLKTCLFQKWQRMVAPPAEPARQQPSKRRKRKMSGGSTMSSGGGNTNNSNSKKKSPASTFALSSQVPDVMVVGEPTLMGGEFGDEDERLITRLENTQFDAANGIDDEDSFNNSPALGANSPWNSKPPSSQESKSENPTSQASQ; via the exons ATGCTAGATCGGGATGTGGG CCCAACTCCTATGTACCCACCTACATACTTGGAGCCTGGGATTGG GAGGCACACACCATATGGCAACCAAACTGACTACAGAATATTTGAGCTTAACAAACGGCTTCAAAACTGGACAGAG GAGTGTGACAATCTCTGGTGGGATGCTTTCACAACTGAGTTCTTTGAGGATGATGCCATGTTAACCATCACTTTCTGCCTGGAGGATGGACCAAAGAGATATA CCATTGGCCGGACCTTGATCCCACGCTACTTCCGCAGCATCTTTGAAGGGGGTGCTACGGAGCTGTACTATGTGCTTAAGCATCCCAAGGAGGCATTCCACAGCAACTTTGTGTCCCTCGACTGTGACCAAGGCAGCATGGTGACCCAGCACGGCAAACCCATGTTCACCCAG GTGTGTGTGGAGGGCCGGTTGTACCTAGAATTCATGTTTGACGACATGATGCGGATAAAGACGTGGCACTTCAGCATCCGGCAGCACCGAGAGCTCATCCCCCGCAGCATCCTTGCCATGCAT GCCCAGGACCCCCAGATGTTGGATCAGCTCTCCAAAAATATCACCCGGTGTGGGCTGTCCAATTCCACTCTCAACTACCTCCGA CTCTGTGTGATACTCGAGCCCATGCAGGAGCTCATGTCCCGCCACAAGACCTACAGCCTCAGCCCCCGTGACTGCCTCAAGACCTGCCTTTTCCAGAAGTGGCAGCGCATGGTAGCACCCCCCG CGGAGCCCGCACGGCAGCAGCCCAGCAAGCGGCGGAAACGAAAGATGTCAGGGGGCAGCACCATGAGCTCGGGGGGTGGCAAcaccaacaacagcaacagcaagaAGAAAAGCCCAGCCAGCACCTTCGCCCTCTCCAGCCAGGTACCT GATGTGATGGTGGTGGGGGAGCCCACCCTGATGGGCGGGGAGTTCGGGGACGAGGACGAGAGGCTCATCACCCGGCTGGAGAACACCCAGTTTGACGCGGCCAACGGCATTGACGACGAGGACAGCTTTAACAACTCCCCCGCCCTGGGCGCCAACAGCCCCTGGAACAGCAAGCCTCCATCCAGCCAGGAAAGCAAATCGGAGAACCCCACGTCACAGGCCTCCCAGTAA
- the LDB1 gene encoding LIM domain-binding protein 1 isoform X2, translating to MLDRDVGPTPMYPPTYLEPGIGRHTPYGNQTDYRIFELNKRLQNWTEECDNLWWDAFTTEFFEDDAMLTITFCLEDGPKRYTIGRTLIPRYFRSIFEGGATELYYVLKHPKEAFHSNFVSLDCDQGSMVTQHGKPMFTQVCVEGRLYLEFMFDDMMRIKTWHFSIRQHRELIPRSILAMHAQDPQMLDQLSKNITRCGLSNSTLNYLRLCVILEPMQELMSRHKTYSLSPRDCLKTCLFQKWQRMVAPPAEPARQQPSKRRKRKMSGGSTMSSGGGNTNNSNSKKKSPASTFALSSQDVMVVGEPTLMGGEFGDEDERLITRLENTQFDAANGIDDEDSFNNSPALGANSPWNSKPPSSQESKSENPTSQASQ from the exons ATGCTAGATCGGGATGTGGG CCCAACTCCTATGTACCCACCTACATACTTGGAGCCTGGGATTGG GAGGCACACACCATATGGCAACCAAACTGACTACAGAATATTTGAGCTTAACAAACGGCTTCAAAACTGGACAGAG GAGTGTGACAATCTCTGGTGGGATGCTTTCACAACTGAGTTCTTTGAGGATGATGCCATGTTAACCATCACTTTCTGCCTGGAGGATGGACCAAAGAGATATA CCATTGGCCGGACCTTGATCCCACGCTACTTCCGCAGCATCTTTGAAGGGGGTGCTACGGAGCTGTACTATGTGCTTAAGCATCCCAAGGAGGCATTCCACAGCAACTTTGTGTCCCTCGACTGTGACCAAGGCAGCATGGTGACCCAGCACGGCAAACCCATGTTCACCCAG GTGTGTGTGGAGGGCCGGTTGTACCTAGAATTCATGTTTGACGACATGATGCGGATAAAGACGTGGCACTTCAGCATCCGGCAGCACCGAGAGCTCATCCCCCGCAGCATCCTTGCCATGCAT GCCCAGGACCCCCAGATGTTGGATCAGCTCTCCAAAAATATCACCCGGTGTGGGCTGTCCAATTCCACTCTCAACTACCTCCGA CTCTGTGTGATACTCGAGCCCATGCAGGAGCTCATGTCCCGCCACAAGACCTACAGCCTCAGCCCCCGTGACTGCCTCAAGACCTGCCTTTTCCAGAAGTGGCAGCGCATGGTAGCACCCCCCG CGGAGCCCGCACGGCAGCAGCCCAGCAAGCGGCGGAAACGAAAGATGTCAGGGGGCAGCACCATGAGCTCGGGGGGTGGCAAcaccaacaacagcaacagcaagaAGAAAAGCCCAGCCAGCACCTTCGCCCTCTCCAGCCAG GATGTGATGGTGGTGGGGGAGCCCACCCTGATGGGCGGGGAGTTCGGGGACGAGGACGAGAGGCTCATCACCCGGCTGGAGAACACCCAGTTTGACGCGGCCAACGGCATTGACGACGAGGACAGCTTTAACAACTCCCCCGCCCTGGGCGCCAACAGCCCCTGGAACAGCAAGCCTCCATCCAGCCAGGAAAGCAAATCGGAGAACCCCACGTCACAGGCCTCCCAGTAA